A window of Purpureocillium takamizusanense chromosome 13, complete sequence genomic DNA:
AACGAATGCTCAAGGACAATAACCTTGTTCGCCTCGTTCGTTCCGTCGAAATCATGGGAAACGCGACCTGCGTGTGCTCCGATAAGACGGGCACTCTGACGCAAAACAAGATGACAATAGTGGCCGGCCGCGTGGGCGCCGAGGATAGCTTCTACGACTTGGATACGGCTGCTACTGTCGCGGGACAACCCACGTCGGACCCGCTTGCTCCTAGGCCCGCTTCCTCGGTCCAGCTGACCGCCTCGTTGTCCACGGAGGTCAAGGATTTGATCAAAGATAGCATTGCGCTGAACTCGACTGCCTTTGAGAGCGTCGAGTCTTCTGATTCCGACTACTTTGGTTCGAGCACTGagacggcgctgctcaagTTCAGCCGGGATCACCTGGGCATGGGGTTGTTGCGCGTGGAGAGGGCCAACACCCCAATCGTCACTTTACTGCCCTTTGAGTCGTCGCGGAAGTGGATGGCTGTTTTGGTCAAGTTGCCGAATGGCAGATATCGCCTTCTCATcaaaggcgccgccgaagtCGTTTTCGAATATTGCGCTTTCTTGATCGGTGACCCAACATATGTCCTCACAGCCGCACGTCTCACTTCGGACGACAGAGCCAGCTTCAATGAGACCATTACCAGCTACGCCAACAACATGTTGCGACCGGTTGCCATTGCCTACCGGGACTTCGACGCATCGGAGATTTTTGAAAATCCCGATGACGACCCGGCCGCGGTAAACCTCGAGTGGCTTGCGTCGGGACTCATATTCATTGGCGTCTTTGGCATCCGCGACCCCCTCCGTCCCGAGGTCATACAGTCAGTCCGTATATGCCAGGATGCCGGGGTCTTTGTGCGTATGGTCACGGGCGACAACTTCCTCACGGCCAAGGCTATGGCTGCTGAGTGCGGAATCTTtaccgccggcggcattgCCATGGACGGTCCTACCTTCCGCAAGCTGTCCCCATCGCAGCTGGATGCGGTGATCCCCCGACTTCAGGTGCtggcgaggtcgagcccAGAGGACAAGCTCTTGCTGGTGACCCACCTTAGGTCCATGAAGGAGACTGTCGCTGTAACAGGCGACGGAACTAACGATGCCTTGGCACTCAAGGCTGCAGACGTCGGACTGGCCATGGGCATACAGGGTACCGAGGTCGCCAAGGAGGCTGCTTCCATCATCCTTCTCGACGACAACTTTGCCTCCATCGTGAAAGCATTGAGCTGGGGACGCACTGTCAATGACGCCGTCAAGAAGTTCTGCCAGGTAAGCGACGAGCTCTCCAAACGGGAACGTTGTGGAAGCTGATGCTGACCATGATGACTGAAGTTTCAATTCACCATCAACATCACCGCCGGTACGCTTACGGTGATTTCGAAGCTTGTTGGCGACTCCATCTTTGACGTTGTCCAGTTGCTTTGGATCAACCTCATCATGGACATATTTGCGTCTCTCGGTCTTGCCACGGATCATCCTTCGCCCGATTTCCTCAAACGCAAGCCGGAACCTCGAAACGCGTCAATCATCAGCATTACGATGTGGAAGATGATTCTTGGACAGGCAATCTAtcagctcgccgtcgtcttcaccaTTCACTATGCCGGTTGGGATCTCTTTGACGTTGACACCCGGAGTGAGAAGCACAGGCTGCAGACGCTGGTATTTAACATCTACGTCTGGATGCAGTTTTTCAACCAGCACAACTGCCGACGGGTGGACAACAAACTGGACATTTGGTACCAAGGCGTCTTGACGAACCCATGGTTCATTGGCGTGCAATGCCTGACAGTGGTGGGACAGTTCATCATCATATTCAAGGGAGGCGAGGCCTTCAACACGGTGCCCCTAACCGGGGCCAATTGGGGATGGAGCATACTCTTTGGTGTCTTGACCATCCCCCTTGGCGCCCTGATACGACAGATCCCCGATCGATATGTACTGGCAATTTTTCAGCTCTGTAAAGGAGCCTTCCTCTTTGCCACCAAGCCGTTGCGGCCgctgctctgctgctgctcttgctTCTCTACACTCCGGGCGCGCAAGCGTCAGAAGTTGAACGGCGACCAGCGACAGGAGATGACGGCCGTACAGAGTATGCCCCCAGTGACGAGGGGGACAATGCAATCGCAGGTCTCTCAGGACGGGCAGACTACTATCAGCGACGGCACAGATGTCGCGGAGAAGACGCCTAAGGTGGTTGATCTTCAAGGGATGATTGAGGCTGCCAAGCTTGGTCGTTCGTTCGGGACGGACATTTTGGAGCTGCATCCAAACACCTTGAAGGACGACCCGATTTTGAGGACCAGGAGCAACGTGAGAATCCCGCCCAGTCAAGATGCTGCGCTGCAGAGATTTatggcgcgcgacgacgacgaacctCGTGGTAGGcggagtcggcggcggacgccaGCCAGAGCAATTTGGGTAGAACCCACGAGGCCTGATCGGCTGGCGCAACTCGCGCGTCCTGGTCAGGCCCAAACGCGCGAGAGGCGTGGCTTGACCTGGGAAGGGCTCTTGAGGTCAAAGAGAAGGTGAAGTCCAAGGTACGATGCATATGCTTTCTGCGTCTGGCATGGGCAAGACTCTTTGCGCGCTCGACAGTTGAGACGAGCACGACTGCAGGCGGAAGAGCGGTGTGACGCCGGGCGAGTTTACTCTGACGACCTCACGATGCATATACTTGAGCACATAGAGATATTTTTAATTCATGCATATATGGTCGAAACTTGGTCGACGTTTTGAGGGCGATAAAGTGCCTGCTTCTGAGCAACGGCAGCCTGACTAGAGTAGAGGCATGATGGCCCAGTGGAAAGACGAAACTGTTCGCAGTGCTGCCTGCAAATCAAAGTTTCCATCCATATCCTGTCAAAAGAGGGTAGAAATCGTTAGGATACAGACCTCTTGGCCCAATCCAAGGGAATGCAGTCGTGAGAAAGTCGTAAAATTCGTGAGTGCCAGCCCATTTCCTCCGACGTCGCCTCCTGGCTAGCTACaccgcggcatcgccgccatccatccagaTTCCTCCGCTCATCAGACGGCTGAAAGGGCCGTTTGCCTGCACCAGCTCCTGTACGCTCGCcccctcctcgaccttgatgcCATTCTCGAGGACGATAATCTTGTCTGCCACGTGCATCATGTCGATGCTGTGCGTCACGAGCACGATGGCCATGTCATCGGTCTGAtggggcgaggaggcaccaccaccggtATCCGTCGGCGACTTGCACAGTTCCGACCGGCCCCGCACCAAGTCTTGGATGATTTGACGGACGGTGGCCGCgttctcggcgtcgagggcgctCGTGGGCTCGTCCATGACGAGgagtcgtgggcggcggatgagcgCCCGCGCGATGCACAGCCGctgcgcctgcccgcccgaaAGCGCTAgccccccgtccccgacgATGGTGTCGTAGCCCTGCGGGAGGGATACGATGAAGTCGTGCATGTTGACTGCCTGTGCCGCTCGCACGATCCTGGCCCAGCGCTCGCTCGGCGACtccgcacccgccgccagacTATAGGTGATGTTGTCGGCTATGCTGCAGGGGAACACGAACTGCGACTGCGGCACGTAGGCCACGTGGGAGCGAAGGCTTTGCATGTCGACTTCGCCGTGGGGGACATGGCAGAACGTGAGTGCCGAGCCGCCACTGTGGCGCTCCGGCGAGGGTTCGTACAAGCCGAGAAGGAGGGAAGCGACGGTCGACTTGCCGCATCCCGACTGTCCAACAATGACGGTACACTCTCCGGAGTCGATGTCCAAGGATACTTGGTTGAGGGCCGGTTCGTGGGGCCGAAGTGGGTAGGCAAACGTGAGCCCGCGCATCGTCACGGGAAGGGGTCCCGCGTGGAGCTTCCGGGAGAAGTTCTCGTGGCCTTGTCGATCCAAGGGCAGCCCTGCATACCTAAGGAGCTGCGTCGCGGCAGCCTGAGCCGCAGTCAGCTGCGGTATGCCGCTCAACATGTCCGAGGCATTGCCAATGCTGAAGACCAGGACGTTGACCACGCCGAGCATACTCGTCACTGTGGTGCTTGAATCCGCCGCCAGGAGCACCATGGTGTAGTAGAAGATGAGTGCAACAAGCAGGCAACCCATCGACTGGTACAGGCCAAAGAGCGGGCCGCTGTACGCTGCGCGTCTCAGGCCGTGGCCCAGCGTGCGCCTGACCGTCACGTCGTACTTTTGCGTGAGGCGGTCCTCCATGGCCAGGCACCGCACGACGCGAATGTTGAGCAGGATATCCGTGGCCACGGCGCTCGAGTCTTCGGCAGCGTCGTTGCACCGCACCTCCCACTTTGTGCTGACCACTGCGTACCCTTTGACCGCGCCCAAGACGACTGGTAGCGTCGCGAGGACCACGAGCGTCAGCCGCCAAGAGATGACCATGGCCCAGATGACAGATATCGAAACGGTTccgacgacggtgaggacAATTGGAATGAAGCGTCCCACGATGACTCTCATCTCTTCTGGGCTCCGCTCGAGAGCCTCGCTAATGCGGCTCGGCGAGTTGGTCTTGTCGTCAAACCACGGCATTGGTTGCTGAAGGATCCtgttgagcgcctcgacCCTGACCTTGTCCACCCACGCCTGTGCAACCATCTCCATGAGATagcgaccaccaccccgaCAAAGGCCATCCacaacggcgatgccgatAAGGTACAAGGCCCATCGCCGTCCCTCGGCGATCTTGTCGCCAGATGACCACATGGCACCCACGAGGTGACCCAAGCAGTACCCGAATGCCGGCGTAGCCGCCGAACCGACCACGCAGGTGATGAAGCCGAGCATGCCGATAAATCGTTGCAACACCCCCAGATTCGGCCAGATAGTCTTCAATGTTGCTGTTAGGCTCGGGTCTGGAGGGTGCTGCTTCGTAGGTCCCTCAAGGACCGTCTGCTTCTCTAGTCGTCTTCGTGTCGCGAGGCGACGCAGGGCAGATACGTTGCTTCTTCGATTGAAAGCACCAAATATACATCTGCCATCGCCCTTATCTGCAAAGGGATCCACATCCGATCCTTCGCGAAGAATAGGGGACAGCATTCCGTCACTGCGACTCCTTGACCGCTCACATTCAGGAAGTGAGAACTGCTCGTCGATAAACTGCGAGAAACGGCGCACATCAGGCTCTATCAGCGTCGTCAGTCGCGCAGGTCTGGGCTTTTGAGGAGGTGTATCCGGCTCCCATAGACCGGATGTGACTTCCTTCTCTGTCGAAGAAGACTCGGAACAACCGGACGGGGGTCTGTGAAGCAGCGTTCGACTTGAATCCGTTGGGCTGTTGCCATAGGCATCGAACGTTGAACACGAGTCGAAGGACGATGTTGGTGACGTAATTCGGGCACCACTATTAGAGAGCCTCGAGAGATGAATGCCACTTTGTGatgcgccgtcgtcgttgtcgttattgtcgtcgtcgtctgatCCGCCGGACAATGCGGCAAAAGTTCCATGAGTGAGACCGGAAAGAACACTCTTGGATCCCTGCTGGGCAATTGTAGCGTTTTCCATGACATAGACGTACTCTCCCTCCTCGATTTGCGCCATGTCATGAGTTATGATGATGGTCGTCTTGTCTTTTCGCCACTCTCTGATACCATCCATGATGAGGCCTCGCCTCAACTTGTCCAAGCCGCTGGTGATCTCATCGAGGACCAAAACAGCAGGATCTCTGAGCCGCGCTTGGGCCAATGCTACCATTTGCTTCTGTCCACCACTGAGGTTGAAGCCCCCGGAGCCCACCAGAGTATCGAGCCCGGCCGGGAGCTCGGCAAGAAGCGACTGAAGCAGAGAAAATTGGCAGGCATTGACGACATCTGTGTATCGCACCGTCTCCGGGGCAGGGTGGGCCATGGCAACATTGTTGAAGAGCGTATCGTTGAAGAGGATGCTGGTCTGCTGAATCACCGTAATGTTTTCGCGTAGCCAGTCAGGGTCCAACTCGTCTGCTGGCATCCCATTAACGAGCATTTCCCCGGAAAGTGGTTTGTAGAGTTGGGCGATGAGGTTTGCAACGGTGCTCTTGCCCGAACCGCTCTTGCCGACCACGAAGGTCGTTTGGCCGGCGGGGAACATGAAGCTCGACGGCTCTAGAACCGTCTTCTCTGGCCGCGATGGATACGCAAAGCTCACCTATATTAAGGTCAATCGGCGTTTTGTCAACTAAGAATGGAGGCACTGACATCTCTCAGCTCAATGCCACCGACCATGTGGCCAGGCCGAATTTTCGAGCGAACGCTGGCAGCGTTGGCCAGCGGCGGGTCCGAGTTTGACTTCTTACAGATGTCGGATAGGAAGCTGCCCGCTGCCATGCCTTTGGAGAGAATCAGCCAATGCGGCGCGACCGACTCTACTCCTTGGAACAGCGTCAGAACGGCGAAGAACGTAGTCACGACATGGCCTGGCGGCAAGCCCTCCCGCACGAGCACCACGCCATACCAGAACCCGGCCACAAACATGGAGACGATCCAGAAGCCAATGTAGCCCAGCTGAAAAGCATTGCACTGAGCCTGGATGAGATACTGACTCGCAGCCCGTTTGACCTCGCGGTAGTATTGCTGAACGCTGCGGTCACAACCATCGTAGACTTTGACGAGCCCTATGGCGGTAAGGGAGGCAGATGTGAGCTTTGAGGCCGTCTCAAGGTGTGCCTTTTGCGCCCGGATAGCTGGATCTAGTCGCCTTGTGGCAACGGACAAGATGGCGATGGAGATGGGGACGGTAGCGACGAGCATCAGAGTCAACTTCCACGAGTGGTAGAGAGCGACGATCAGTGAAGCAAGGGCGCACACGATATCGCAGATGAGGAGCCCAAGAATTTGGGATGTCGCAAGCTGAAGTTCTCGCGTTTGTCTATAGTCTGTCAGCACTGGAAACGATGATCTTGTACGGTTGACTTGTTTGTGGACATACGTCTGCATTGTCACAAGAAGACTGGACATGGCGCGTTTGGATGTGTCAAACCAAGCCAAGTCACGGTAAAGCAGAGTATTGAATAAGCTTCGGCGCGCACTTTCTGCTTGAAGCTCTCCAAAAGCAACCCAGAGTGACAGGAGGGAGGCGTTGATAAGCCAGTTCCCCAGCCCGAGGCCGGTAAGAAGCAGACACCATTCCGAAACGTCATGAACAGCACTGTCTCCAGATCGCAAATCGCCTCCAAAGGCCGCGAATACGTCAAATATGCGACCTACAAAGACGGCAAAGGCGGTTCGAAGCCCAGCAGACGCTGCCGAAGCAAGGACGGCCGCGGTCAGGGGCGCCAGGTGCGAGGCTTTGGTGAAGGCGAACAGGCTAGCCCACGATGACTTTGGCTGGTCGGACGCATCTGGCTCAAGAGGGAGTGAAGCATCggccggaggcggcgaggccggcacTGCCTTGGCTCTAATCTTCATGTCTTcatgaggatggcgacgctgaTGAGTTCGAcgcgagagagggagaatccggtcgtggcggcggcatcttgAAAAGGCACGCTCTAAGTGATACCACAACCCGGAACTGCGGGCAACCGAGGACGGAGACGCAAGGGACTAGTATCACTTGTGGCTTGGATGTGTGAATGCATAGAGTGGCATTGTCCGGGGACCATTGTTGCGGGGCGATGGTGAGGCCTGACCCAAGCACGCACATGCCACCAAGACGCCCGCGCTCAAGGGCAGCACCTTTCCATTAGCATCGACGCTGCAGTTGGCTTTGGAGGAGCAAACATTTCTGCGACGCATAGGCATCTCCGTGGGCTTGCAACTGCATCTCTCGACGCGGTGTGTGCCGCAGAGGGCGGTGCCCCGGGTTGAACGCCGGCGACACCGTGCACAGCGTCGTTGCGAACGCGAAACATTCTGCGAAGAAGACCGAAGCAGATGGGCGTATGAGGCGGATGCACGGGAAGGCGTCGGGGCCCAGCGCTGCACAGTTCTTGTAGTATACTCGTCGCGCACCTGTGCCATGTGCCTGCTGGTGGGAGTTGTGGTTTCCGTCCCCGCAGTCTGCCATGCAGTCGGGTTATACAGTGCATACATACAGTGTTGCCAATGTCTACGCACATTGGACTTTTTGATGTCATTGCCCCTCCACGTCCTACTAACGAGGATACTATTCCGCTTGCAGCTCGAGGTCCTCCCTGCCCCACGTCCGCCCAAGGTTCCAACTTTTTGACATCAGCGTCCTCCTTCAACTGAATAAACGGCGAGAAATCAACACACTACAGGAGCAAGCCGACCGAATTGCCACGACAGAACACCAGCGACACCACACAGCTGCAGCCCAAGATGGATCCCATGGAGAGCATGTCCGGGGCCCCCGTGCCCAAGGACTtcaacgccgaggaggccatcaACATGGAAGAGGTGCGCGCCgtgcgtcgtcgctctctTTGTCGTTCGCTAACTTTGAGCCTCGATAGATGGAGCAGCAATTTGCCGTCAAAGGTAACTAGCTATTGCCCGACCCCTCCGCGCCACGGTGGCTGAGCCTTTTCCCCCGACTGACCGCGGGACAGTCGTTCAGCACATGCAGACGTACTGGTCGATCCTTGAAAAGGTCAAGGGCTCTACCCTGCGCCTGACCAAGATGGATGATGACATCTACGAGCACCTCACCACAGACTTCCCCGAGTTCGATCCGGCAGCCACCATCGACGAAGACGAGATGAAGAGCAAGAGCGGAAAGGAACGGTGGCGCAAGTTCATGATGGCCTACGAAAAGAAGATTGACGACTACAACTTTGGCACCATGGTGCGCAACAGCCCCAAGGTCGAGTACGAGGAGGACACGACCATTTTTGGTGAATTGCCTTTCGTTGCCCATTGAGCTCTGAGACAAGACCGAGCTAATCCCATCAGTTCCTCGCATGCAATTTTACGCCATTGAGATTGCCAGGTAATCATCCATGTCCCCCATACAAACCCCGCTCCTTCCGATGGTGGGCGGGCACTTGCGCTAACGTCGTGCAAGGAACAAGAAGGGCTTGAATGACTGGATATACGAACAGGCGCAGGCGGAAAAGACCAAGACAAAGTAATGGATTTTTGAGACGGTAGATGTTTGCGACGAGACTCGGGCGTTGCACCCTTCGAGCAGAACAGGTGGAGTGCGAGGACGAGCGTGGCGCCCGCGTCTGTGCTCGGGTGGACTCGCGCGAGCAACCAccacgagcgcggcgcatcgcatcgcatcgcatcgccatggccaacgccgcccgcgcaaaTCTGCTTTCGAGAGGGTGAGATTCGACTCAGCTTGATAGATCAGGGCGAGAAACCAGGATAGCAGTCCGCTCATCACCAGCGCCAATGACTAGACGACCGATGGACGTGTCACCTCTTTGCGGCCCgccaagcggcggcgcctgtgCCAACGAGCTCACATGTGGCACCTGCGCAGGTAGGGTCAACAAAGGCGCCTGAGCGCTGTCGTATGTGAAACGTGGAAGCCTCTTGCCTTCCTACTTGCTTCGAGACTTGAACCATCTCCAACTCTCTCAACAGGTgtcagcagccgccgcgcagacGTCGCCACGATGCTCGGCACTCGTTGTGACATGCCGCAAGCTCGCCAGCTGCGAGCCACTCTAAAGTGGACGCCCGCCCAATGTCGACCACTGACCCAAGAacagctcgacgacccgaGCCGTGACGCACTCAtgcctcttcctccaccaCTCCGAAGGGCGTCAACTGACACCAGAACACGGTCACGGTGGGCAGGCGCGTTTCCGCGACCCATCGCCATGCAGGATCCAAAGGCAACCCTGAACTGTAAATGACCTCCCGCTCAGTCTATCCAGCCTCCCTCCTCTGCCCTGCTCCCCCATTTGGAGACTCGTGCTCATCAAtagcgcagcgcggcggagCAGCCCGAACCTTAACATCGTGCCCCCTGGCCACGGCGACTGGGAGCTGGTTGAACGCCCCGACCGGTCTCTATCAAGCGACGACTCGGTCATGTCTGGCAGAATAGGCCGCCTCCGGCAGCGACAGGCCGCTTCTACACCCATTACGCCCGCCGATAGGACACTTCCGGGCATGGCCGCACCTGGGAATTTCTCGCCTTCGCAtccaggcggcggcaccgtcttCCCGCCATGGGACCGGGTAGTTGACATGGTCTATCATACCTACAGGCACGAGGATCAGCGCCGTCCGGGCCTGCGGCAGCCGCACGCTGAGTTTGAGCGGTGTCTGGCGCGGTTCTGGGCCGATCACGCAAACACGGAAAACACCAAGCGACCATCCCAGACCTCGGCTCTCTTCGCGCGCTTGCCTATCGATGTGCGCTTTCGCATATGGACACATCTCGTGCACATGGTCCGCCACGGAGAGCAGGGTGCCACGCGGGGCTCGAGCGACAAACCGGTCAGCCTCAACCATCATCCCAGCTTCAACAGCAACGTGTG
This region includes:
- the HST6 gene encoding ATP-dependent permease (TransMembrane:12 (i45-73o93-121i173-193o199-217i283-302o314-338i829-860o872-890i945-968o974-995i1059-1083o1089-1106i)~EggNog:ENOG503NU2T~COG:Q), which produces MKIRAKAVPASPPPADASLPLEPDASDQPKSSWASLFAFTKASHLAPLTAAVLASAASAGLRTAFAVFVGRIFDVFAAFGGDLRSGDSAVHDVSEWCLLLTGLGLGNWLINASLLSLWVAFGELQAESARRSLFNTLLYRDLAWFDTSKRAMSSLLVTMQTQTRELQLATSQILGLLICDIVCALASLIVALYHSWKLTLMLVATVPISIAILSVATRRLDPAIRAQKAHLETASKLTSASLTAIGLVKVYDGCDRSVQQYYREVKRAASQYLIQAQCNAFQLGYIGFWIVSMFVAGFWYGVVLVREGLPPGHVVTTFFAVLTLFQGVESVAPHWLILSKGMAAGSFLSDICKKSNSDPPLANAASVRSKIRPGHMVGGIELRDVSFAYPSRPEKTVLEPSSFMFPAGQTTFVVGKSGSGKSTVANLIAQLYKPLSGEMLVNGMPADELDPDWLRENITVIQQTSILFNDTLFNNVAMAHPAPETVRYTDVVNACQFSLLQSLLAELPAGLDTLVGSGGFNLSGGQKQMVALAQARLRDPAVLVLDEITSGLDKLRRGLIMDGIREWRKDKTTIIITHDMAQIEEGEYVYVMENATIAQQGSKSVLSGLTHGTFAALSGGSDDDDNNDNDDGASQSGIHLSRLSNSGARITSPTSSFDSCSTFDAYGNSPTDSSRTLLHRPPSGCSESSSTEKEVTSGLWEPDTPPQKPRPARLTTLIEPDVRRFSQFIDEQFSLPECERSRSRSDGMLSPILREGSDVDPFADKGDGRCIFGAFNRRSNVSALRRLATRRRLEKQTVLEGPTKQHPPDPSLTATLKTIWPNLGVLQRFIGMLGFITCVVGSAATPAFGYCLGHLVGAMWSSGDKIAEGRRWALYLIGIAVVDGLCRGGGRYLMEMVAQAWVDKVRVEALNRILQQPMPWFDDKTNSPSRISEALERSPEEMRVIVGRFIPIVLTVVGTVSISVIWAMVISWRLTLVVLATLPVVLGAVKGYAVVSTKWEVRCNDAAEDSSAVATDILLNIRVVRCLAMEDRLTQKYDVTVRRTLGHGLRRAAYSGPLFGLYQSMGCLLVALIFYYTMVLLAADSSTTVTSMLGVVNVLVFSIGNASDMLSGIPQLTAAQAAATQLLRYAGLPLDRQGHENFSRKLHAGPLPVTMRGLTFAYPLRPHEPALNQVSLDIDSGECTVIVGQSGCGKSTVASLLLGLYEPSPERHSGGSALTFCHVPHGEVDMQSLRSHVAYVPQSQFVFPCSIADNITYSLAAGAESPSERWARIVRAAQAVNMHDFIVSLPQGYDTIVGDGGLALSGGQAQRLCIARALIRRPRLLVMDEPTSALDAENAATVRQIIQDLVRGRSELCKSPTDTGGGASSPHQTDDMAIVLVTHSIDMMHVADKIIVLENGIKVEEGASVQELVQANGPFSRLMSGGIWMDGGDAAV
- a CDS encoding uncharacterized protein (EggNog:ENOG503PCXB~TransMembrane:9 (i169-187o199-219i366-387o407-434i930-949o961-978i999-1018o1034-1051i1058-1077o)~COG:P), with product MDPITPAPDNSSAQRHGETLHGHRNDRPLASDLRDASPPPSNRFAFTPGQLHTLITFRSLPALDAFGGLRGLAAGLRTDVAAGLSADETTLDDTVVFEEAVAAGREGRTPKLEAAEPLAAAPAHHALRLGETPNPHFVDRRRIFGTNQLPRRRHKSFPKLMWIAFNDKLLILLTISATISLAIGIYQSVGEAGSSNIEWVDGVTVVIAIIVIVLATAANDWQQNHKFEKLNERNQQREVTVVRSGRAQKIWIHDVLVGDIMHIEAGDVVAVDGVLIQASGLHIDESSVSGESGMVQKTVPADHDASHASLADPFILSGTTVNRGVGRYLVTSIGANSTYGRTLISLREDVQVTPLQEKLGRLGKQLIIFGAAAGTIFFIILFIRYLTRLKYMSSKGPSSKAETFFHILILSITVVVITVPEGLALNVSVALAFATKRMLKDNNLVRLVRSVEIMGNATCVCSDKTGTLTQNKMTIVAGRVGAEDSFYDLDTAATVAGQPTSDPLAPRPASSVQLTASLSTEVKDLIKDSIALNSTAFESVESSDSDYFGSSTETALLKFSRDHLGMGLLRVERANTPIVTLLPFESSRKWMAVLVKLPNGRYRLLIKGAAEVVFEYCAFLIGDPTYVLTAARLTSDDRASFNETITSYANNMLRPVAIAYRDFDASEIFENPDDDPAAVNLEWLASGLIFIGVFGIRDPLRPEVIQSVRICQDAGVFVRMVTGDNFLTAKAMAAECGIFTAGGIAMDGPTFRKLSPSQLDAVIPRLQVLARSSPEDKLLLVTHLRSMKETVAVTGDGTNDALALKAADVGLAMGIQGTEVAKEAASIILLDDNFASIVKALSWGRTVNDAVKKFCQFQFTINITAGTLTVISKLVGDSIFDVVQLLWINLIMDIFASLGLATDHPSPDFLKRKPEPRNASIISITMWKMILGQAIYQLAVVFTIHYAGWDLFDVDTRSEKHRLQTLVFNIYVWMQFFNQHNCRRVDNKLDIWYQGVLTNPWFIGVQCLTVVGQFIIIFKGGEAFNTVPLTGANWGWSILFGVLTIPLGALIRQIPDRYVLAIFQLCKGAFLFATKPLRPLLCCCSCFSTLRARKRQKLNGDQRQEMTAVQSMPPVTRGTMQSQVSQDGQTTISDGTDVAEKTPKVVDLQGMIEAAKLGRSFGTDILELHPNTLKDDPILRTRSNVRIPPSQDAALQRFMARDDDEPRGRRSRRRTPARAIWVEPTRPDRLAQLARPGQAQTRERRGLTWEGLLRSKRR
- a CDS encoding uncharacterized protein (COG:S~BUSCO:EOG0926506Z~EggNog:ENOG503P426) gives rise to the protein MDPMESMSGAPVPKDFNAEEAINMEEMEQQFAVKVVQHMQTYWSILEKVKGSTLRLTKMDDDIYEHLTTDFPEFDPAATIDEDEMKSKSGKERWRKFMMAYEKKIDDYNFGTMVRNSPKVEYEEDTTIFVPRMQFYAIEIARNKKGLNDWIYEQAQAEKTKTK